The genomic region TCACAAAACTCAATATGGCAAACATCTGGATTCTGTCTCAGATGCTCTCTTCGTTGCACTTTCTATCATGGTTTAGGGTCAAAAGCTTCACTGAAGCAGTTTTCTGTGAAAATGCCatgaagtttatttattttactaaaagaGGATTTGGCTAGTCAAAGTAATTGTGATTCATGTTAATGGAAAGTTGccttttaattaattccatATACTGATGAGATCGAGTAGAAACTAAAAGACTTTGGTTTTAGTCTTTCCAAAAGCGGAAGATTTCGTTTCTACTTACTCCTCCAGTGTGTATTCTTTTTTCGTTTAAGttcattgaatttattatttgatgaaaTGTTTTCTTGGAAATTTTGCTGCAGAGTGTTTTTGTAGTGTTGAAGTTTTCTTAATGAATATACATCTTCCAATTTGTGTTTTtctaattagtttttatattaaaatggtATGTTATGAGATATTCATAGAGCCTCTAATCAGTTCACAAATCCTACAATGGCAGGCTGCGAAGAAGCATTTGAATCAACTTATTCGAACACGGATGGTAAAATGGAAACACGAAATAAATCTTGAAGAGCATTCAAACAAGTGTAAGTGCACATGTGTTTCCATCTTTGACATCATAGCGATTATCTCCTCAATTAGAAGCATTTGAAACAACAATGTGTAAGTCGTAAACAGTTGCAttcttttgtttattcaaaGTATTCTAGTCGCTTTTGCTAGCATATGCTTCACTCTAATGCTCGTTTAATTGTTTTTTCAGGCATAGTGAAGTTGTTGTTATCTTTGGTCACAACCGCCTTGGTGACACTTGTAATGCTTCGTGGCGACCAATTTGCTTATGGCTTTGTGTTTACATAATGCATTACTTTATATCTAATATCTTTGGACATTGTTATGATATATGTAATGCTATTTTAGTATAGTTGACTCGTAGGTGTCATTCTTTGAAGAATTTTTTCCGATTTGTACACTTCTTTTAGGAACTGATCTAGAAAACAAGAAGCTTGACCTTGAAATCCGATTTTATAGTGGTACAATTTGTAGATGAAGATATAGAAAATTGTCTTTCCCCTTTGTCTTGATGATTCAGTTTTTGCTGATATTATTAGTtatattcttatttcttttaatgcTTGCATGCTCTTGATTACCACTGCTTGCCCCTAGAGTGTTGTATTCTTTGCTTTATATGGTGATGGGGTTGCTAATCAAGGGCGCTTGTTTGAGATTTGAACATCTACGCACTTTGGGATCTCGCCGCAATTTTGGTCTCGAGAATAATCATTGTGAGCAATTTGAattggaatgaaattttattggtCTATTAAATTTTGtggactttatttatttcatgtaaCAGATGGTATGGGGAAGGTGAGTGGAGAGCAAAGAGTCCCGCTTACTACAAACGTGGGGATTATGCTCTGGTTTGAAGGTGAGACTTGGTTGGTGAGAGATAAATAGTGGTTATAATTTGTTGGTTATTTAGTattgttattatgattattaaGTAAATGAGGATTTAGATGTTTGTGATGTCGAAGTGACTATGACCAGTAAATGTCGTAAGAGTGATAGTGGATGGTAAAAAACTGTGATAGTTGTGATTTTGGGCCATGTGAGATGCTTCTGCTGGTTTTATATTGTTGTTTTGTTCTCTTATCCTTTTATATAAGAAACTAAACGTTTGAATGAAGTTTCGAAGCGTAATCTCAAGGGATTTTTCCTGCTTATACTATCGGTTCTCaatatttaagtttgttttcTTCTAAGGTGTAAGGCATTGATGCAAAAAGAATGCCTTCTAGCAGAGCTTTAAAGCAACAACCTCTCTGGTCAGCTTAAGAAgcgtaattttttttttttgacaaaccATGTCTTAGGAGAATGCATGCTTAAAATTCCTTTTCTCCAGACGGTAGACATTGATgtattttttaacttcaattcTATTTGTTATGTGTTTCATATCTTCTAGGTGGATGGAATGGATGCTCTTGCTGTGAAGCAAGCTTGCACGTTTGCCAAAGAACATGCCTTTCTGCTTTTAATACTGCCATAGCTTGTAATAACGTTCCATTCAAACCTTAAAGTTATTATTGTAAAAGAGCTATTTATGTTTAGGCTTTGACAAAAGTAATTACATGGGGCAATTCTCTTTTAATGATTTGTCTTTCTGTCCTTGAAATTAAGCTGATATACCTAAATGGATAGCGTTTCTCCAATTATTTGTTTCAGTACATAATTCGTCCAGCCTAAATATGCATTAAGCAGAATGAACATAACAAAAAATGGCATTGTCTGATGGACCTTATTTTCTCGAGGAAGCGCTTTGCTCACTCTTTGTGTTCTTCATCAGACAATCTCGactttcattttcatatgcttatcaaatataagtattgtattaaccaaatcattttcaaatgCTTATCAAATATAGCATCtagtttaataaattcattttaaattgtaaatgctattgacaaatttttagtatttatatttggtatataaatattatcccttttttaaattttaatccaaatatatgtaatattttaattagttaggtttatgttttctatgttatgttagtatataatatgagttatgtattcaaatacattttaaaataaaataatacaaatgtgttaaaagcattaattaaaaataaaaataatttttataataatacaatcgtgtcaatatctaattacaaatatttaatttttatatttaaatatttaaatatagtttatatattctaattaaaatttataaataattaatattaattacttagaaatatttaaaattaatattatataataaaatattaacaataagttataataaattattttttatattttgctaaaatgtcataatattaactaatttgaacattatttaaatacatatatgttactttataatctcatgtctaaaatggacattttattcttcaaaagaCTTTTTGACAAGAATgccaaacactcaaatttctcaaaatctttCAAAACATTTCGAAAAGACTTCAAAAGACttctcaaaataataaagaatctACTTTAAATATAACACGCGAAACGGTCcctacaatttcacattttcacgACTAAAGACCGTTAAGTTAACTGCCGTCAACGTCTGTCACCTCCAAAACCGCGTTAAAGTGGGGTCCCCTTTGATCGTTTGGTCGCAAGCTCATCAACCATTCCTTTCCTAGTTccatctaatttattatttaaattgtttttctttttcacttcaaaattttaatttcccattttttttatagaaaaataattatgtgaaGCATATAACAATACACTGCTTCACGTAGAGGACTTTCACGAAGCTTTCTGATATTAAAATAGCAAGGCTTGGGAAAAGTTACTAAGTACACAAAAATTTctaaccttttattttaaaaaatatactgagaaaaagagagagagataaACAGCTGGTTTTTCATGCCAAGTGATACATTCCCAGGCTGCTTCAGATACattgaaaatttaccatttccTTATAAACAAGTGGGGTACTCTTTAGTTTTCTCTGTAATGACAGCCTAATCAACAGCCTGGAAAAGTTGTGTTATATGCACTGCAGAAGCAGCTTgcacctttcttttcttttttctttttttgtttttaaaggtttctttttttttcttttttattttttttcttggtgatATTCTTAATAGCTCAACTTGGGAGTTTTTGtctttgagaaaaaaaaaccccattGTTGTTTCCCATTTTGGCTTCATTTGTGAGGTAAGGGCATTGATAAAGTTTTGATCTTTGTACTAaagtttatttcatttttgcttTATGTTGTAATGTTTATTAGCATTGGGGTTAATTAGATCCCAGTTTTGCAAAAGATATGAACTTTGAGGGGGTTGAATTATTGCGACTTTAAGGAGTTCTTTTTTTTGTGGGATTTTTGGGGTTTCTTTAGATCTTAGTTTTACTTGGTTTGTTGATTTAGGCAtttgaatttattgaaaaaaagttGAAGATGAAAATGGGGAATTTGGTGGCTTTGGTTTTAGCTGTTGTGTTGTTTGAGTATTTGGGGGGTGGAATACAAGCCTCATTCACACCTGTTGATAATTACTTGATTGTTTGTGGTTCTTCAAAAAATGTTACATTCCAAGGTAGAACTTATGTTCCTGATTCAGGCCATTCTTCTCTTACCTTGAAGAGTGCAAGTTCTGTTGTTAGTTCTAATTCTAGTGTTCCATCTTCGATATATCGATCCGCTCGAATCTTCTCCGCCGTTGCTTCTTACAAGTTTGATATCAAGCAAGAAGGTCGGCATTGGGTCCGGCTTTACTTTTATCCTCTTCCAAAATCAGGCCAGGACTTGACGTCAGCTCCGATAACGGTTGCCACAGACGATTTTGTGCTCTTGGGCAACTTCACTTTTGAGAACTATAATGGTTCTTTTTTGTTCAAGGAGTATGCAATCAATGTCACTTCAGATACCCTGACTCTTACCTTTGTTCCTTCGAACAATTCGGTTTCGTTTGTTAATGCCATTGAAGTTGTTTCCATCCCGGATGCAATCCTGCCTGACCAGGCATTAGCTCTGAACCCGTCTGCTCCTATTAGTGGTCTTTCGGAATTTGCCATGGAAACCGTTTATCGGTTAAACATGGGAGGGCCATTGATCACTGCTGAGAACGATACACTGGGAAGAACATGGGAGAATGATGTTAAATATCTCCATGTAAACAGCTCTGCTCTGAATGTTTCGGTCAATCCGGCTTCTATCAAATATACAACTTTGGTTACGCCTGAAACAGCGCCAAATTTGGTCTATAGCACTGCTGAAGTCATGGGTGATGCAAATGTTCCTAGCATGGCCTTCAACGTGACTTGGGTCTTACCTGTTGATCCAAACTTCAGGTATTTAGTTCGGGCACATTTTTGTGATGTCATGAGTTCATCTCTCAACACTTTGGTTTTCAACGTTTACATAAATGATGATATTGCTGTTACAAGTCTTGATCTCTCATCATTGACTGGTGACCTGAAGGTGCCTTACTTTAAGGACTTTATCTCCAATTCTTCAGTAGAATCCGATACTTTGACTGTCAGTATCGGTCCAGATTCAATGGCAGACATCACAAATGGAACTATGAATGGATTGGAGATTATGAAAATCAGCAATGATGCTGGAAGCCTGGGTGGGGTTTCTTCTGTTAAGAATCTCCTTCTGGGATCATCCTCGAAGAAGAACAAGATATGGATAATAATCGGTTGTATTGTTGGAGCTGTAGGTGCAGTGGCATTAATCGGATTCTGTTATTGTTGCCTGGTAGCACGGAAGTCGAAAGATACTCAACAAGGACATCCATGGTTACCTTTGCCCTTGTATGGAAACTCGCTGACCATGACCAAAATGTCCACAACATCGCAGAAGAGTGGAACAGCAAGCTGCATTTCATTGGCTTCCTCCAATCTTGGCCGCTTCTTCTCCTTCCAAGAAATCCTTGATGCTACCAACAAATTTGATGAGAGCCTACTTCTCGGAGTTGGTGGTTTCGGAAGAGTCTACACCGGAACCCTTGAAGATGGGACTAAAGTTGCTGTTAAAAGAGGTAACCCCAGATCCGAACAAGGTCTTGCTGAATTTCGCACCGAAATTGAAATGCTATCTAAACTTCGTCATCGCCACCTTGTCTCTCTTATTGGATATTGTGATGAAAGATCGGAAATGATTCTTGTTTACGAGTATATGGCTAATGGACCCCTTAGAAGTCATCTTTATGGAACAAATCTACCTCCTCTGTCATGGAAGCAACGACTTGAAATATGTATTGGTGCTGCTAGGGGACTTCATTATCTTCACACTGGTGCAGCCCAAAGCATTATTCACCGTGATGTGAAGACAACAAATATTCTCTTGGATGAGAATTTTGTAGCCAAAGTAGCAGATTTTGGTCTTTCAAAAACTGGTCCAGCTTTAGATCAGACACATGTGAGTACTGCTGTTAAGGGTAGCTTCGGTTACCTTGACCCTGAATATTTCCGGAGGCAGCAACTTACGGAGAAGTCTGATGTGTATTCATTTGGGGTTGTTCTGATGGAAGTTCTCTGCACTAGGCCAGCTTTAAATCCAGTTCTCCCGAGAGAACAAGTTAATATTGCGGAATGGGCAATGACTTGGCAGAAGAAAGGTATGTTGGATCAAATCATGGACTCTAATCTGGTGGGGAAAGTGAATCCCGCTTCTCTTAAGAAATACGGAGAGACAGCTGAAAAGTGCCTGGCCGAGCACGGCGTTGACAGGCCATCCATGGGAGATGTATTATGGAACCTTGAATATGCTCTTCAGCTGGAAGAGACTTCATCAGCACTAATGGAACCAGATGATAACAGTACCAACCATATCCCAGCCATTCAGACACCACTTGAGCCATTCGATAACAGTGTGAGCATGATTGACGGTAATTCTGGCACTGATGATGATGCTGAAGATGCCGCTACTAGTGCAGTATTTTCACAACTCGTAAATCCTCGTGGAAGATAGACGGTAATTCCGGCAATGGACATCCTGCTTAAAAATCTGGTTCTCCTTGCTGGCTTTGCTTGAGAGAATACTTGGAAAAATCCCAAGATGTTTaatgaaggtttttttttcttacaattATTCTGttatttctcatcaaatttTCATCCATAATATATTTAGTTTGTAATATAGTTGAGTGATGGTTACCAATTATATCCATCCGAAATTTGCATGTAATGTACCATAAATATCCattattgttgatttaattcatgttacTATTACACAGTTACCAGATAAAGAATA from Gossypium raimondii isolate GPD5lz chromosome 1, ASM2569854v1, whole genome shotgun sequence harbors:
- the LOC105779489 gene encoding receptor-like protein kinase THESEUS 1, producing MKMGNLVALVLAVVLFEYLGGGIQASFTPVDNYLIVCGSSKNVTFQGRTYVPDSGHSSLTLKSASSVVSSNSSVPSSIYRSARIFSAVASYKFDIKQEGRHWVRLYFYPLPKSGQDLTSAPITVATDDFVLLGNFTFENYNGSFLFKEYAINVTSDTLTLTFVPSNNSVSFVNAIEVVSIPDAILPDQALALNPSAPISGLSEFAMETVYRLNMGGPLITAENDTLGRTWENDVKYLHVNSSALNVSVNPASIKYTTLVTPETAPNLVYSTAEVMGDANVPSMAFNVTWVLPVDPNFRYLVRAHFCDVMSSSLNTLVFNVYINDDIAVTSLDLSSLTGDLKVPYFKDFISNSSVESDTLTVSIGPDSMADITNGTMNGLEIMKISNDAGSLGGVSSVKNLLLGSSSKKNKIWIIIGCIVGAVGAVALIGFCYCCLVARKSKDTQQGHPWLPLPLYGNSLTMTKMSTTSQKSGTASCISLASSNLGRFFSFQEILDATNKFDESLLLGVGGFGRVYTGTLEDGTKVAVKRGNPRSEQGLAEFRTEIEMLSKLRHRHLVSLIGYCDERSEMILVYEYMANGPLRSHLYGTNLPPLSWKQRLEICIGAARGLHYLHTGAAQSIIHRDVKTTNILLDENFVAKVADFGLSKTGPALDQTHVSTAVKGSFGYLDPEYFRRQQLTEKSDVYSFGVVLMEVLCTRPALNPVLPREQVNIAEWAMTWQKKGMLDQIMDSNLVGKVNPASLKKYGETAEKCLAEHGVDRPSMGDVLWNLEYALQLEETSSALMEPDDNSTNHIPAIQTPLEPFDNSVSMIDGNSGTDDDAEDAATSAVFSQLVNPRGR